The Planococcus liqunii genome includes a region encoding these proteins:
- the pfkA gene encoding 6-phosphofructokinase yields the protein MKRIGVLTSGGDSPGMNAAIRAVVRKGIFHGVEVAGVFSGYQGLIDGRIKNMEAGDVGDIIQRGGTKLFSARCEEFRTDAGQEKAIEQLKKNGLDGLVVIGGDGSYRGAMALTKKGFPCVGVPGTIDNDIPGTDYTIGFDTALNTVIEAIDKIRDTATSHERTFIIEVMGRDAGDLALWAGLAGGAETILIPEDKFDLDDMIDRLEKGRKRGKKHSIIIVAEGVMNGNELASLIEERANIETRVSVLGHIQRGGSPTARDRVLGSLFGARAVEVLLKGAGGRAIGMKNHQVVDYDMTKAFTEKHDADMSLYTLSKELSI from the coding sequence TTGAAACGAATTGGCGTATTGACTAGCGGCGGAGATTCACCGGGAATGAACGCTGCAATCCGGGCGGTCGTCCGGAAAGGGATTTTCCACGGAGTGGAAGTGGCTGGCGTCTTTTCCGGCTATCAAGGATTGATTGACGGCCGCATCAAAAACATGGAAGCCGGCGATGTAGGGGATATTATCCAACGCGGCGGCACCAAACTTTTTTCTGCACGGTGTGAAGAATTCAGAACCGATGCAGGACAGGAAAAAGCGATCGAGCAATTGAAAAAGAACGGCCTGGACGGCCTGGTTGTCATCGGCGGCGACGGTTCATATCGTGGAGCGATGGCTTTGACCAAAAAAGGGTTTCCATGTGTCGGTGTACCGGGAACGATCGACAACGACATCCCGGGAACAGATTACACCATCGGCTTTGATACAGCATTGAACACGGTGATTGAAGCGATTGATAAAATCCGTGACACGGCGACCAGCCATGAGCGCACGTTTATTATAGAAGTAATGGGCCGGGATGCTGGAGACTTGGCTTTATGGGCCGGGCTTGCAGGCGGAGCAGAAACCATTTTGATTCCGGAAGACAAGTTTGACTTGGACGATATGATAGACCGCTTGGAAAAAGGCAGAAAACGGGGCAAAAAGCACAGCATCATCATTGTGGCTGAGGGCGTAATGAACGGCAATGAATTGGCTTCTTTAATAGAAGAACGCGCAAACATTGAAACGCGGGTTTCTGTTTTGGGCCATATTCAACGCGGCGGATCCCCGACCGCACGGGACCGGGTTCTCGGGAGCCTTTTCGGTGCACGTGCTGTAGAAGTGCTGCTTAAAGGTGCAGGCGGCCGTGCGATTGGCATGAAAAATCATCAAGTGGTAGACTATGATATGACCAAAGCGTTTACTGAAAAGCACGACGCTGACATGAGTTTGTATACCTTATCAAAAGAGTTATCAATTTAA
- the accA gene encoding acetyl-CoA carboxylase carboxyl transferase subunit alpha, giving the protein MPKTKTAPKTMGFEEPLIQLRQKIEELKDYTKTADVDLSSEIQSLEERLSKLENDIYENMKPWDRVQVARHPERPTTLDYIPFLFEDFIELHGDRLYGDDEAIVGGIASFHGQPVTVIGHQRGKATKENIRRNFGMPHPEGYRKALRLMKQAEKFKRPIICLIDTKGAYPGKAAEERGQSEAIARNLVEMAGLEVPVISIVIGEGGSGGALALGVGNHILMLENSTFSVISPEGAASILWKDSALAQTAAEAMKITAPDLLEMKIIERMISEVRGGAHHDYAKQAGFIDEAIKESLGALTGLSGQELIDQRYEKFKSIGIFSE; this is encoded by the coding sequence ATGCCTAAAACGAAAACTGCTCCAAAAACGATGGGGTTTGAAGAACCGCTGATTCAGCTGCGTCAAAAAATCGAAGAGCTGAAAGACTATACCAAAACTGCAGACGTGGATTTAAGTTCAGAAATTCAAAGCCTGGAAGAACGTCTATCCAAGCTCGAGAACGACATTTATGAAAATATGAAGCCATGGGACCGGGTGCAAGTGGCTCGCCATCCTGAACGCCCAACGACGCTCGACTATATTCCGTTCCTGTTCGAAGATTTTATTGAATTGCATGGCGACCGGCTCTACGGGGACGATGAAGCCATCGTCGGCGGCATCGCTTCGTTTCATGGCCAACCGGTAACGGTGATTGGCCATCAGCGCGGCAAGGCGACAAAAGAAAATATCCGCCGCAATTTCGGGATGCCGCATCCCGAAGGCTACCGGAAAGCCCTTCGTTTGATGAAGCAGGCTGAGAAGTTCAAGCGTCCGATTATCTGCCTGATTGATACAAAAGGCGCGTATCCCGGGAAAGCTGCAGAAGAGCGCGGCCAAAGCGAAGCGATTGCGCGTAATCTGGTAGAGATGGCAGGACTTGAAGTGCCGGTCATTTCCATCGTCATTGGCGAAGGCGGAAGCGGCGGCGCATTGGCGCTTGGCGTCGGCAACCACATTTTGATGCTAGAAAACTCAACGTTCTCAGTCATTTCGCCAGAAGGTGCTGCTTCAATTCTTTGGAAAGATTCAGCACTCGCACAAACGGCTGCAGAAGCGATGAAAATTACGGCACCTGATTTGCTGGAGATGAAAATCATCGAACGGATGATTTCAGAAGTCCGCGGCGGCGCACACCACGACTACGCAAAACAGGCCGGTTTTATCGATGAAGCGATCAAAGAGTCATTGGGTGCATTAACTGGATTGTCTGGCCAGGAATTAATCGATCAGCGCTACGAAAAATTCAAATCAATCGGCATTTTCAGTGAATAA
- a CDS encoding FxsA family protein, which produces MMKWFFVALILVPTLELALLIWAGGKIGFFPTLAIILVTGLIGAYLAKKRGVKAIRDIQDSFSRFEPPGDHLLNAAFVLVGGVLLLTPGFISDAVGLSMLFKPTQKLYKPLVFKLIQKNMKNTRVIVR; this is translated from the coding sequence ATGATGAAATGGTTTTTTGTAGCCTTGATCCTAGTTCCGACGCTTGAATTGGCCTTGCTCATCTGGGCTGGAGGAAAAATCGGCTTTTTTCCGACGCTTGCCATCATTCTTGTGACCGGGCTTATCGGAGCTTATCTGGCGAAAAAGCGGGGAGTCAAAGCAATCCGTGATATACAGGATAGCTTCAGCCGCTTCGAGCCCCCGGGAGATCATTTGCTGAACGCTGCTTTTGTCTTAGTGGGCGGCGTCCTGCTTTTGACGCCTGGGTTTATTTCAGATGCCGTCGGTCTTTCGATGCTTTTTAAACCGACGCAGAAACTGTACAAACCGCTTGTTTTCAAACTGATTCAAAAAAACATGAAGAACACTCGGGTTATTGTCCGGTAA
- the dnaE gene encoding DNA polymerase III subunit alpha encodes MVYPHISTSADLLKSTVRLDELFPFLQEQGTASAAIVNTKLYGILPFWEACHKAGIHGVVGLSALIEFEEQEYPVVLYAQTNQGYKNLLKISSALSTRDKTALPESWLKAYRGGLLCVVPNKTEWTLTDRGEVFKFIKAVFGEHCFGSIERPGGERMAEEDGFAAQCVHHKMRIIATQEIRYMQEADAFAFEVASAIGQGLKMNDEQRKRPEHTKAYAPSTAEFISWFSSNPEWLEETKKMLASCQISIPMNQQLLPVYPLPENTDRKAYIWKLCQKGLKERVPKHTEAYTERLQYELSIISNMGYIDYFLIVADFMKFARDNGILTGPGRGSSASSLVAYSLQITDVDPLEHGLLFERFLNPERVTLPDIDIDFADHRRHEVVEYVAEKYGDVRTAQIITFGTLSAKAVARDTARVFGFEAEELEAISKMIPSRIGTTLRSALKESPALNDWIVRKEERKSWFKTAVKLEGLPRHASTHAAGVILSPTPLVEHVPIEKGSEGIFITQWPMGELEAVGLLKMDFLGLRNLTILEQIRKLVYLDTKKRIDYRSLPLDDDKTYALLAATDTTGIFQLESDGMRRALQQIRPTAFGDIVAVNALFRPGPMESIPLYARRKHKQERVDYVHPILEPILSETYGVIVYQEQIMQIAARMAGFSLGEADLLRRAVSKKKREILDEERLHFTGGAIAKGFTEEAATEVYNLIVRFADYGFPKSHAVAYSMISYQLAYMKTHYAVYFYASILANSAGNAEKTQQLLQEIKDKNIGLLPPSVQRSFHSYSVEEGRIRVGLNSVKGVPGSAVKVLLEARKEGHFSSMFDIAERISAIHFTRKAFEPLIKAGALDDFGLDRAVLLASLDSSIKHAELVKPNEEPGLFDEMGSSFMKPKYAKASPIPENLKLDFEKEVLGFYLSTHPISREKEQRGKKYAEMRSLKNIQDRQPVAVLGMVEEVKRIRTKKGDAMAFVNLQDETGPASVTLFPKEYAKYNALLEPHAILEVQGTLENRNHKISIICKSIED; translated from the coding sequence ATGGTTTATCCGCATATAAGCACATCGGCTGATCTGCTGAAAAGCACGGTGCGCCTTGACGAACTTTTCCCTTTTCTGCAGGAACAAGGGACGGCATCAGCTGCCATCGTCAACACGAAATTATACGGCATCCTTCCTTTCTGGGAAGCTTGCCACAAGGCCGGCATCCATGGGGTAGTCGGCCTTTCCGCGCTTATCGAATTTGAAGAGCAGGAGTATCCGGTGGTGCTCTATGCCCAAACCAATCAGGGGTATAAGAATTTATTGAAAATCAGCAGTGCCTTATCAACCCGGGATAAAACAGCCTTGCCTGAATCCTGGCTGAAAGCATATCGCGGAGGGCTTCTGTGTGTGGTTCCGAACAAAACAGAATGGACGTTGACGGACCGCGGAGAAGTTTTCAAATTCATAAAGGCTGTTTTTGGCGAACATTGCTTTGGCAGCATTGAACGGCCAGGCGGGGAGCGGATGGCTGAAGAAGACGGATTTGCCGCTCAATGTGTGCACCACAAAATGCGAATCATTGCTACGCAGGAAATCCGGTATATGCAGGAAGCGGATGCTTTTGCATTTGAAGTCGCATCAGCCATTGGCCAAGGCTTGAAAATGAATGATGAACAAAGGAAACGCCCGGAACATACAAAAGCATATGCACCGTCGACGGCAGAATTCATTTCCTGGTTTTCTTCCAATCCGGAATGGTTGGAAGAAACAAAGAAAATGCTGGCGAGCTGCCAGATAAGCATTCCGATGAATCAGCAATTGCTGCCGGTTTATCCGTTGCCTGAAAATACAGACCGCAAGGCGTACATCTGGAAACTTTGCCAAAAAGGGCTGAAAGAGCGGGTTCCAAAGCATACGGAAGCCTATACCGAACGCCTTCAATACGAATTATCCATTATCAGCAATATGGGTTATATCGATTATTTTCTGATCGTAGCAGACTTCATGAAGTTTGCTCGGGACAATGGCATCTTAACAGGTCCGGGACGGGGATCATCGGCAAGTTCGCTTGTCGCTTATTCGCTTCAGATTACAGATGTTGACCCGCTTGAACATGGCTTATTGTTCGAACGTTTCTTGAATCCGGAACGGGTGACGCTGCCGGATATCGACATCGATTTCGCCGATCACCGCCGCCATGAAGTGGTGGAATACGTAGCAGAAAAATACGGCGACGTGCGAACTGCCCAAATCATCACATTCGGGACTTTATCGGCAAAAGCGGTTGCCCGCGATACAGCCCGCGTGTTCGGTTTTGAAGCGGAAGAGCTTGAAGCCATTTCCAAAATGATTCCGAGCCGGATCGGCACCACTTTAAGGTCAGCGTTAAAAGAGTCGCCGGCTCTAAATGACTGGATTGTCCGAAAAGAAGAACGCAAATCGTGGTTTAAGACCGCCGTGAAACTGGAAGGCTTGCCGCGCCATGCCTCGACCCACGCAGCAGGCGTCATTTTAAGCCCGACGCCGCTGGTCGAGCATGTGCCGATTGAAAAAGGCAGCGAAGGGATTTTCATTACCCAATGGCCAATGGGGGAACTCGAAGCTGTCGGGCTGTTGAAAATGGATTTTCTGGGTCTCCGGAATTTGACGATACTCGAACAAATCCGGAAACTTGTTTATTTGGATACGAAAAAAAGGATCGATTACCGCAGCCTGCCCTTGGACGATGATAAAACCTATGCCTTGCTTGCTGCAACGGACACGACAGGGATCTTTCAACTGGAATCGGACGGCATGCGCCGGGCGCTCCAGCAAATCCGGCCGACGGCGTTTGGGGATATCGTGGCAGTCAATGCCTTGTTCCGCCCAGGCCCGATGGAATCTATACCGCTTTATGCGAGACGGAAACACAAGCAGGAGCGTGTCGATTATGTGCATCCAATCCTGGAACCGATTTTAAGCGAAACTTACGGCGTCATTGTGTATCAGGAGCAGATTATGCAGATTGCTGCCCGCATGGCAGGATTTTCGCTTGGAGAAGCCGATTTGCTGCGCCGGGCAGTCAGCAAGAAAAAACGGGAAATACTGGACGAGGAGCGGCTGCATTTTACGGGTGGGGCCATTGCCAAAGGCTTTACCGAAGAAGCGGCAACTGAAGTGTACAACTTGATTGTCCGGTTCGCCGATTACGGCTTTCCGAAAAGCCACGCAGTTGCCTATAGCATGATTTCTTATCAGCTAGCCTATATGAAAACGCATTACGCAGTTTACTTTTACGCATCCATCCTTGCGAACAGTGCGGGGAATGCGGAAAAGACCCAGCAATTGCTGCAGGAAATTAAAGATAAGAATATCGGCTTGCTGCCGCCTTCGGTGCAGCGCAGTTTCCATTCGTATTCAGTGGAAGAAGGGCGCATCCGAGTAGGGTTGAATTCAGTGAAAGGTGTTCCGGGCAGCGCCGTCAAAGTGCTGCTGGAAGCCCGGAAAGAAGGGCATTTTTCCAGCATGTTTGATATAGCCGAACGCATTTCCGCAATCCATTTTACCCGCAAAGCGTTTGAGCCGCTTATCAAAGCAGGCGCACTCGACGACTTCGGACTGGACCGTGCGGTGCTGCTTGCTTCACTCGACAGCTCCATTAAACACGCAGAACTGGTCAAGCCGAACGAGGAGCCGGGGTTGTTCGATGAAATGGGCTCCAGTTTCATGAAACCAAAATATGCAAAAGCTTCGCCGATTCCGGAGAATTTGAAATTGGATTTTGAAAAAGAAGTTCTCGGCTTTTATTTGTCCACTCATCCCATTTCGCGCGAAAAAGAACAGCGCGGCAAAAAGTATGCCGAGATGCGCAGCCTGAAAAATATTCAGGACCGGCAGCCAGTGGCCGTGCTGGGCATGGTGGAAGAAGTCAAACGGATCCGGACGAAAAAAGGGGACGCCATGGCGTTCGTCAACTTGCAGGATGAAACCGGCCCTGCTTCAGTCACCTTGTTTCCAAAAGAGTATGCCAAATACAATGCATTGCTCGAACCGCATGCCATTCTGGAAGTACAGGGAACGCTTGAAAATCGCAATCATAAGATATCGATCATATGCAAATCAATAGAAGACTGA
- the citZ gene encoding citrate synthase — protein MTSAKGLEGVVATQSAISSIIDDTLTYVGYNIDDLADNASFEEVIYLLWHQRLPKEDELAELKQQLADDMAIPQEVLDHFKTYPITKVHPMAALRTAVSMLGLFDEEAEEMNPEANYRKAIRIQAKISTIVTAFARIRKGQEPVAPKSDLSYAANFLYMLSGSMPEDIEVEAFNKALVLHADHELNASTFTARVAVATLSDVYSGITAAIGALKGPLHGGANEQVMKMLTEIGSVDKVDEVINEKLANKEKIMGFGHRVYRQGDPRAKHLRDMSQKLTKIRNEEKWYEMSIRIEEIVTGQKDLPPNVDFYSASVYHSLNIEHDLFTPIFAVSRTSGWLAHILEQYSNNRLIRPRAEYIGPGMQTYVPVSER, from the coding sequence ATGACATCGGCAAAAGGTTTAGAAGGCGTAGTAGCAACTCAATCCGCCATCAGTTCTATTATTGATGACACTCTTACATACGTTGGCTACAACATCGACGATTTAGCAGACAATGCTAGTTTCGAAGAAGTAATTTACCTGCTTTGGCATCAGCGTTTGCCTAAAGAAGATGAATTAGCAGAATTGAAACAGCAATTGGCGGATGACATGGCCATCCCTCAAGAAGTGCTGGATCACTTTAAAACATACCCAATCACAAAAGTTCATCCGATGGCGGCTCTTCGCACAGCCGTTTCAATGCTTGGACTATTTGACGAAGAAGCAGAAGAAATGAACCCTGAAGCGAATTACCGCAAAGCAATTCGCATCCAGGCAAAAATCTCAACAATTGTTACTGCTTTCGCCCGCATCCGTAAAGGGCAAGAACCAGTGGCGCCGAAGAGCGATTTGAGCTATGCAGCGAACTTCCTTTACATGCTTTCAGGATCAATGCCTGAAGACATCGAAGTAGAAGCTTTCAACAAAGCGCTTGTTCTTCATGCTGACCACGAATTGAACGCATCGACATTTACTGCACGCGTTGCAGTTGCTACATTGTCTGATGTCTATTCAGGAATCACTGCAGCAATCGGTGCATTAAAAGGGCCATTGCACGGTGGAGCAAACGAGCAAGTAATGAAGATGCTTACTGAAATCGGTTCTGTTGATAAAGTTGATGAAGTCATCAATGAAAAATTGGCGAACAAAGAAAAAATCATGGGCTTCGGACACCGCGTTTACCGCCAAGGTGATCCGCGTGCGAAACACTTGCGCGATATGTCCCAGAAGTTAACGAAAATCCGCAACGAAGAAAAATGGTATGAAATGTCAATTCGCATTGAAGAAATCGTAACTGGGCAAAAAGATCTTCCGCCGAACGTGGATTTCTACTCGGCTTCTGTTTACCATTCTTTGAATATCGAACATGACCTGTTCACGCCAATCTTTGCTGTATCCCGTACTTCAGGCTGGTTGGCTCACATTCTTGAGCAGTACTCAAATAACCGCTTGATCCGTCCGCGTGCCGAATACATCGGACCTGGAATGCAGACTTATGTTCCAGTTTCTGAAAGATAA
- the pyk gene encoding pyruvate kinase, with protein sequence MRKTKIVCTIGPASETPELLESLIEAGMNVARLNFSHGSHEEHALRIQRIREASKKTGKIIGILLDTKGPEIRTHNMENNGVELVTGQSIAISMTEVLGTNELFSITYGQLIEDVNEGSIILLDDGLIELRVTGIDKENGLIHTYVENAGTLKSKKGVNVPGVSVQLPGITEKDAQDILFGIEQGVDFIAASFVRRSSDVMEIRELLENNNGAHIQIIPKIENQEGVDNIDDILMISDGLMVARGDLGVEIPAEVVPLVQKSLIEKCNSAGKPVITATQMLDSMQRNPRPTRAEASDVANAIFDGTDAIMLSGETAAGLYPVESVETMHRIAMTTEGALNYKQIVSTRRKEKESNMTEAIGQAVAYTALNLKVKAIIAPTESGHTARMISKYRPGVMIIAVTSADIASRKLTLVWGVQPIVGSKVHSTDELLENAVDESLKHHFVKHGDLVVITAGVPVGQAGTTNLMKVHLIGDSIAKGQGIGKTVAMGKTVVVRNAEQALAVDTEGKIIVTIGTDREMMPAIEKCAGIVTEEGGLTSHAAVVGLSLGIPVVVGVSNATEMIENDYDITIDAESGIIYHGHASVL encoded by the coding sequence TTGAGAAAAACAAAAATCGTTTGTACAATTGGTCCGGCAAGTGAAACCCCGGAATTACTGGAATCATTAATTGAAGCTGGGATGAACGTAGCCCGCTTGAATTTTTCGCACGGCAGCCACGAAGAACATGCATTGCGCATTCAACGCATCCGTGAAGCATCGAAAAAAACAGGGAAAATTATTGGGATTCTGCTTGATACCAAAGGACCTGAAATCCGCACACATAACATGGAGAACAACGGAGTTGAACTAGTTACTGGACAATCCATTGCCATTTCCATGACTGAAGTGCTGGGAACAAATGAATTGTTCTCTATTACTTATGGCCAACTGATTGAAGATGTAAACGAAGGATCGATCATTTTGCTTGATGACGGCTTGATTGAACTTCGTGTAACCGGCATCGACAAAGAAAACGGCTTGATCCATACTTATGTGGAAAATGCCGGGACATTAAAGAGCAAAAAAGGCGTTAACGTACCGGGCGTTTCGGTCCAATTGCCGGGCATCACGGAAAAAGACGCCCAGGACATCCTGTTTGGCATCGAACAAGGCGTTGATTTCATCGCTGCTTCTTTTGTCAGAAGGTCGTCTGATGTTATGGAAATCCGTGAACTGCTGGAAAACAATAACGGTGCGCACATCCAGATCATTCCGAAAATCGAGAACCAGGAAGGCGTCGACAATATCGACGACATTCTAATGATTTCGGACGGCTTGATGGTAGCCCGCGGCGACCTTGGGGTTGAAATTCCGGCCGAAGTTGTGCCGTTGGTCCAAAAATCGTTGATTGAGAAATGCAACAGTGCCGGAAAACCGGTGATCACTGCGACTCAAATGCTCGATTCCATGCAGCGCAATCCCCGCCCAACGCGCGCAGAAGCAAGTGACGTAGCGAACGCCATTTTTGACGGCACGGATGCAATCATGCTGTCCGGAGAAACGGCAGCCGGGCTTTATCCAGTCGAGTCGGTTGAAACAATGCACCGCATTGCAATGACGACTGAAGGTGCGTTGAACTATAAGCAAATCGTTTCCACACGCAGAAAAGAAAAAGAATCAAACATGACAGAAGCGATTGGCCAAGCAGTTGCTTATACGGCTTTGAACTTGAAAGTAAAAGCCATCATCGCACCGACGGAAAGTGGACATACAGCCAGAATGATCTCGAAATACCGTCCGGGCGTCATGATTATCGCAGTTACATCAGCAGATATTGCTTCCCGCAAGCTGACGCTTGTATGGGGGGTACAGCCGATCGTCGGTTCAAAAGTCCATTCGACGGATGAATTGCTTGAAAATGCAGTGGATGAAAGCTTGAAGCACCATTTCGTGAAACACGGCGATTTGGTCGTCATCACAGCGGGGGTTCCGGTTGGCCAGGCAGGCACAACGAACTTGATGAAAGTTCATTTGATCGGCGACAGCATCGCTAAAGGGCAAGGCATCGGCAAAACGGTTGCCATGGGTAAAACTGTGGTCGTCAGAAATGCCGAGCAGGCTTTAGCTGTAGACACTGAAGGGAAAATTATCGTCACCATCGGCACAGACCGTGAAATGATGCCAGCGATTGAAAAATGTGCGGGCATCGTAACAGAAGAAGGCGGCTTGACGAGCCATGCGGCGGTTGTCGGCTTAAGCCTGGGAATTCCGGTTGTTGTCGGTGTTTCAAATGCGACAGAAATGATCGAGAATGACTACGATATTACGATTGACGCGGAATCAGGCATTATTTACCACGGTCACGCCAGTGTCTTGTAA
- a CDS encoding FadR/GntR family transcriptional regulator: MNQPKRYLDIVSDIRDMIRREKIRPGDRIPSERELAETLQVGRSTLREALRSLELLGLIETRRGEGTFLADHRNHKLVEVLSTFILQDNQSQEDVWQTRLMLEVAAIRLVCQNEALDGIRVWDSFRKKLESEESILREDFVREVMVLSGNRLSLKIWFLLQQYSGNPYAEAVSGPEREFLKPILSALEQRDTELAVQSFKSWSGWIQKRRMQNGDDS; this comes from the coding sequence ATGAATCAACCAAAGCGATATTTAGATATAGTCAGCGATATTCGTGATATGATCCGGCGGGAAAAAATCCGTCCGGGTGACCGCATTCCATCAGAAAGAGAATTGGCTGAAACCTTGCAGGTAGGGAGATCCACTCTCCGCGAAGCGCTTCGCAGTTTAGAGCTGCTTGGATTGATCGAGACGCGCCGAGGAGAAGGTACGTTTTTAGCAGATCACCGCAACCACAAATTGGTAGAAGTTTTATCTACGTTTATCCTGCAGGACAATCAATCCCAGGAAGATGTCTGGCAAACAAGACTTATGCTTGAGGTGGCTGCCATACGGCTGGTTTGCCAAAACGAGGCGCTTGACGGCATACGAGTGTGGGACAGCTTCCGAAAAAAGCTGGAAAGTGAAGAAAGTATACTTCGAGAAGATTTTGTACGGGAAGTCATGGTGCTCTCCGGCAATCGTCTATCTTTGAAAATATGGTTTTTATTGCAGCAATATAGCGGTAATCCTTATGCAGAAGCTGTTTCCGGTCCGGAAAGAGAATTCCTGAAGCCGATTTTATCGGCGCTTGAGCAGCGAGATACAGAGTTAGCCGTCCAGTCCTTTAAATCATGGAGTGGATGGATACAAAAGAGGAGAATGCAAAATGGCGATGATTCGTGA
- the accD gene encoding acetyl-CoA carboxylase, carboxyltransferase subunit beta, translating into MAMIREIFKRNKDKKETTIPTKKAKDVPEGLMTKCPSCKHITLTKELAKLHKVCPKCDHHFKMTAHERVESLLDEGSFTSMDDHLKTENPLGFPGYTEKINSDSEKTGLNEAVLTGAGKLKGQEVIVAIMDSHFRMGSMGSVVGEKITRAIEAATEQRLPFIIFTASGGARMQEGVLSLMQMAKTSVALKRHSNEGLLFISVLTHPTTGGVSASFASVGDINIAEPKALIGFAGRRVIEQTVREKLPEDFQTAEFLLEHGQLDAVVHRNDMQATLSTLVRLHTKGAHQNA; encoded by the coding sequence ATGGCGATGATTCGTGAAATATTCAAACGAAACAAAGACAAAAAAGAAACGACGATCCCTACTAAAAAAGCAAAAGACGTTCCAGAAGGCTTAATGACAAAATGCCCTTCATGCAAGCATATTACATTGACGAAAGAATTGGCTAAACTTCATAAAGTTTGCCCGAAATGCGACCATCATTTCAAGATGACGGCTCACGAACGTGTGGAAAGCTTGCTGGATGAAGGATCTTTCACCTCGATGGATGACCACTTGAAGACGGAAAATCCTTTAGGATTCCCTGGATACACAGAAAAAATTAATTCCGACAGCGAAAAAACCGGTTTGAATGAAGCGGTATTGACGGGCGCCGGAAAATTGAAAGGCCAAGAAGTGATTGTGGCAATTATGGATTCGCATTTCCGTATGGGTTCCATGGGATCGGTTGTCGGTGAAAAAATTACGCGGGCCATCGAAGCTGCCACAGAACAGCGCTTGCCGTTCATCATCTTTACAGCCAGCGGCGGTGCACGCATGCAAGAAGGCGTGCTATCATTAATGCAAATGGCCAAAACAAGTGTAGCGCTGAAACGCCACAGCAACGAAGGGCTATTGTTCATTTCCGTTTTAACACATCCAACAACCGGAGGCGTTTCTGCTAGTTTCGCTTCTGTTGGAGACATCAATATTGCAGAGCCGAAAGCGTTGATCGGATTTGCCGGACGCCGCGTTATTGAACAGACAGTCCGGGAGAAACTGCCTGAAGATTTCCAGACAGCCGAGTTTTTATTGGAACATGGCCAATTGGACGCTGTGGTGCATCGGAATGACATGCAGGCTACATTGTCGACACTCGTGCGTTTGCACACAAAGGGGGCACACCAGAATGCCTAA